tgttttgaattttgaaattctCATCAATCCAcgtttaatatatagaaatgaaTAATTTCAAGCCTCTCTTATATAATTAGATTTATCAAACTCAAGTCATTCAATTTAGTAAAACAGTTGAAAATTcttcaaaaaacaaaactctCCAATTTTCCGAGTTTGaaattaatatagatttttatccaaaaatataataatatagccAAAACTCTTTTAcaattatttcattatatatcttatgattaattaatataatcgtgttatttcattaataataatattttaataaataatgttactcatcatcatcttatgatgtgttattaaataattataaattatttattatattttatatataaatctattaTTTAATGACGTATTATCAAATAATGAGATAACGATGATAAAGATTAAAGggcaaaaaagtaaaaaaagtaCGAATTGATTTGGATCCGAATCCGATTCGCCTCACCCAAAATGTGTTGGTGTCATTGGGCTTAATCGACACGTTTACCAAATGCATTGCCACGACCCACGCTATCtttattctctctcttcctGCCCAAGTCCTCGTTTCCTGTCTCTACTCTCTTTCTTCCAGTCCAAGTTCCCATTTTCAAGCAGCTATGGCGGAAGAGTTCTCGCTTGACGATCCAACTCAGCTACTCGAAGCAGCTTCAGATTTTGTACTTTACCCCGGTACCTCCTAGTCTTCTTTATCCAtcgtttttttttcttctttctttttgttttgttttgttttgtttttttttcctgttctatttttcttccaattaaCAGTCCATTACATTTCTGCTAATATCAGGCCCTCAGACCGAAGCTTCAGCGAAGGAATTCCTGGACCGCTTCCCTCTTCCAGTATTAATAAAGTAAGAGCctccttaaaatattttcatttatatgtACATGTGCTCCTGAAAAAGAATGTGCTGTTCATTGTATTCGACCACTTCCTCTTAGGATATAGCTTTCAAATATATCCAATGTACAGATGAATTTTTGTTTAGTAATTGTTCAATTTAGAATGCCTCTTGTTCATAGTCACGAAGTCACGTTTCCCTGCTCCATCGGTTTGTTGGCTTTTGCAAAACATAGTAACCTATAATCCGACTCCAATGATGTATGATAGCACCTGAGTTGCGCCTATtaggtttttctttgtttcaaaAGAGCTGTTAAGTGTAGTTCTCTACTCTGTCAGAAAgcgcattttttttctttctctaattTTGGTTCCGACCTCGTGTGTTTTCATCTGCAGTGCATTGCAAACCAAAGGAGATGTGCCTGGTTTGGAGAATGCTTTGGTTGCTTGTCTGGAAAggatattcaaaacaaaatatggCGCCTCTCTCATCCCACATTATATGGTACGTTTGTTTCTTTGAGTAGACTGATTGCATTCTTGTCACGCGTAATGAAACTTGCTTCTTctttaatagtaataatataggGTGATTGGTTTATGTTCGACTAGCATTTAACCaatcttttttctctttattcagCCTTTTGTACAGGTTGGTCTAAAGGCTGATTCCCAACTAGTGAGGTCTTTAGCATGTAAGACGGTATGTACGCCCATTTCATATGCATCTTTGACTGGATTTATTTGATGATGCGTGAAAAAAGTTAATGCTTGCAATGTTGTAAATTTATGTCTTTAAATTTGCCATTTATGTTTGCAGGAgcaaattattttcttgttttgtcaGATGCACATTTTAATGACTCAATTCATGAGTGTTTTAAATCACATATCTACCTTATAGTTTATTCTATGTAGAGCAATCTCTTTATCCCTCCTTTGTGGCTGTTATTGTATCAGCTTGCACTTTTAGCCTTTTAAATCAAGGCTGTGATGTTGCTTGAAACTTTGAAAGTTGAGTTGCAATACTGAAGTGAAAGTGCCACATGGACTTCTGGCCCAGATGGATAAGAGACCATCGGTTGGCGATGGAAGCATGAGCGGGTACCTCTTGTCTACAAAGACAGGGGTAGATGTGCTTACCCTTTCcatattgtttttttcttgcCCACTTAATCTTTGTACCCACCTTGCTAGTTCTTGTCGATGCTTATTTTGTGTTATTGCATTTATGAGGCCGTTGACAGTATATGGTTTCTATGAAATATAGTAGTACATGAGGTGGATGGAGCTCCAAAGGGGTTGGGGAGAGTTAACTCGGTGCACCAGATATAAGGTGGGAGATGGATTAAGATAAAGATTTGGTTTGATGTATGGTGCGGAGATTACTTCCTTAAAGGAGTTGTTTTAGAACCATTCAACATTACGAGGCTTAAAGAGGCATTGGTGGCAGACAATCTACAAATTTATATGGGAAGTGGATTTTATTCTAGCAGCACAAGACTGGGAGGTGGACACCTTTACCTCATTTTATGCTTGATTGTATTTTCTTAGATTGATATATGGTGTTAAAGACAAGATGCATTGAGCAATATTTAAGTGAGGGGTGTTTAAGTTTAAACCATTTTATGAGGTGTTAGTCCCCCACGACGATATTATTTTCCCATGGAAGACTGTTTTGGAGAAGTAAGGCACTTTTGAGAGtgattttctttgtttggatgGCTGCACTAAGGACACTAAGGATGATCCTTCGAATAAATTAAGGAATATACATGCTATGGTGATGGCATGTTTTTGGATGTGCAAGAGGAATGAGGAATCAGTggattatcttttatttcactATGGGTAGCTAGCACTTTATGGCAagattttctctaattttttggGCCAGTCTGGGAGATGCCTATATACTGGTAGATCTGTTAGCATGCTGTAAAGGGCACTTTGTTGGTCGTCATAGTCAGACCCCATAGAAAATAACCACAATCGGTTTGATGTGGTGGATATGGAGAGTAATAAATGACCGAAGTTTTGAAGCAATATAATAAATGTTGATGCAGGGGGATCCAATATGGGGCAGCCTTCTTATTTCCTATTTTCACTTTACCATTGAATGAGACCCACCTATGTTTCTCTAGCTTTAGCTTCCACGAATTTCTACATCTCTTTACTTCTACtgtcatttaattttaaattgtaaTCAATCTGCAGGTTAGTTGCTTTTTGGAGCATTCCGATGAAATTATTCCTTCTCCTGCACGAATAATTATTGACTACAATTTATATCCTCTTTTACTGGATTGCCTTCTTTATGGGTAAGAAATACTGCTTTTTGTGAGTGAGGTGCACACTAAATGTTGAATATTTTATCCTGTCTGTCTTTGTTATCTTTGGTGCTGGTCCTTGCCAAGGTAATTTTTATCATGTTATTACATTTTCACTTGTTGCTGACCCAGaactctttcattcttttcttttttaatttgtgtttTGTGTAGCTTAGATATCACAAGGATAGGATTGCTAATGTACAGGGACCAAATCAAGGGAGATAGTTCCTAAGGGAAAGAAAAGACTAGTAGAAACAAAGCAACAAAAACCCCTAGAATACAGAAATGAAAGAATACTAAAATTCTTGGCTGTCTTCATATATAATTCCTCTGTAAATAGGGACTTCTCAGAGCTACTTTTGTGCCGTATAAAGTAAACTAGCTGTTCAAAAGTCTCCTTCAGTTTCTCTGTCTTATTATTGGCTGTCTGCATGTAACTAAAACATGCTTAAgttagaatttttgtttttcttttagaatttgTTGTTGGATATAGATAAAGTTGACATGAATTACTTGTGTTATGTAGTAACGAACAAGTCGCAACAGCTTCAATGGATGCAATTAAGAAATTAGCTGGCTTGTCTGGAGGCATGGTAGGAACAAAGCTATTATTGGTTGCTTTACGAGGTCAAATTTCTTCACATGCTGCATTACTATTGTAATCTTCCATACTCTTGATTGCCATTTGTTATCCAAATTCCATGTAGGATATCATCTTCCCATCTAATAACAATGAAGCTATGCATCTTGGAAATTTAGGAGGCCGATCTTCATCACTGGTATGCTCGTtataatttgtgatttagatGTTATTATAGGGTTTTAGGCGGCATAAAGTTTCCTCATGTTGAGCGAATCTTTTGATAAATTCCCTTTATTTCTGGATATAAGTTTAGAAATGTTGTGAGCTTCCCCCCCTCCCCTTGGGTTTTGATAATATCTTGCTGAGACTATTTTGTTATTGACTGCAGTATAAGCAGATTTACATTCTCTTAATTTGAGGCTACGATTTGTGAACCAATGAGAGATGATGGTTTAGTGGGAACATTTTGATTTGAGTCTgctatcatatattatattagattagATGTGTGGCAAGAAATGCCACGGAAGTGTGTTAAGTTCTGGTATTTAACTGCGCACTTCTCACATCAGCTACTTAAATTTAGTTTACATCAGGTGCCATTTCCTGAATATGTAAATGTCAATTATGCTGTCCACGGTAATGGGTACTGTCTCTGAATCATGATTATTTGCttaatgctttttatttttgactCTCACTCTATAACTACTTTCCAGGGACGGGTTCGAGTTTTGGCTTTAATAGTGAAGTTATTCTCTGTCTCCGATTCTGTGGCTTCGGTTATTTACAGTTCAAATCTACTTAGTTTATTTGAGGTGGaaatcaacaataaaaatgACGCCCTCGTCACATTGAGTGTTTTGGAGCTGTTGTACGAGGTTGGCTGTTGGTTGTCATTTcatataatctctctctctctctctctctctctgtgcactTGTTGAATTTTTCAGGGATATTTTCTTGTAGACTATTGAATGGAAATATCATGTCCTTAGTTTTAGGAATATTGATACTGAATTGCAATGACTATGATTCTATGCAATTTCTCATCCAAAGCTGCGATAAATATGAACTCAAAATGTTTTAAGTTTGACAAAGATTATCAAATTTGGCTCCATCGTCCTATATGCATTATATAGGAAATCAGGTTGAAAATATTAGTAATTTAACGTGCATGCATGTCGCTGATTGTGTCATACAACACGTGAAAGAAATTTCTGCTGCCAAATAGCTCAAAAAATTTGTATTTCCCTTGGTCAAAATTTCATTACGTTTATATTGGAGTTGTTCTTCTTGAAGAGTCTCATTCTGGTATTTTAATGATCAGTTATTCTTTGGTTTCAAGTGCCAGTACAACTGaattttatgttatgtttattatGTATTACATAAGATGTcacttattaaaagaaaattacataattaaacaCAAAGGTGGTCATTCCTTGTAAATATTAATCTCTAACTGATTTTCTCTCTAATCTTGAATTAATGGTTATCTCTGGTCCTTGATTTGTTACCTTACGCATTTTGACGTGTTCTTTTTATACGTGCCCAATGGATGAAGTTGGCAGACATTCAGCATGGAACAGAGTTCCTGTCAAAGACTGCCCTTCTTCACTCACTCAGTTCTATCATCAGGTACACGATTAAGAGATTGGTAATTTATTGCAATAATTTTTACACCATTACATGCTTacacttgaaaaaaaatttcatggtaGCAATGCATCAACGGAATCAATTTTAAGATCCAGAGCAATGATGATAAGTGGAAGGCTTCTCTCCAAGGAGAATATCTATATGTCCGTTGATGAATCCAGTAAGACTTCTTGGCAATATTGAAATatgtctgtgtgtgtgtgtattttccCTGAAAGATCCAACCTTTCTGTATGCGTGAATAGCTGTGGAAAaactattatttctttcttgtctcctaatattaaatataatgcaGCATGGTTGCTCTAGATTGTCACTGTTTCCTATGATATATGCATTCTCTGTGTGCTGCAGCTTCTAAAACAGTAAAACAGTGAAAAAAAAGTTGATAGGCATTCTATCTTCAGTAACTAGGAGCACTTCTTTAAGCATTCTGGGCCTGCCTCTAAGTCTCCCTACCATGTTTTAGCGTGGTGCCATAACTCGCCATTGTAGTTTCTAATTCAACATAAGTCTGCCCCTTGAATAGAACATAATAACTTGCCATATGGGAGAGTATCAAACCTACTTGAGCACTGGCCTTACACAGCCTACCATTTTCTTTTGCCTTTGATACTCAACCAATCTATGCCTATGTTTCACATGTATGAATGCTTCACCCACATTCCAACTGCAATGCCAATCACAGTGAGGGCGTTTGcttttaactcaaacaacattgATGATTTTGCATGATGTAGATTTTGCCATCTAGTTTATATGCATGTTGGTTGCTTATAATGACATTATTCAGGCAGTGTGATTTATTTAATCCAGGTGCATGGGCTCTGGGCCCTGGCAACTGTGAAACTGTTTCTTGGTTCAACTTCTATGATTCAGCGTTATATGGACTTTTTGGTGCCTTCTGGGCTTATATGTGGATAAGGCATCATACACATAATGTTCATTTCACTGCTAAACATAAAATTGTGAAGGATTTTGCAACTTTGATCTGTAACTTACTTCCAGTTGCGATTCTGGtgaatttaaatattagaaCAGTCAAATCACATAAGGCTCCTTTAGACTTGAAATATTAGAACCTCCAGACTGGTGCAGCGTATTGTTTTTCCTTTGGTCTGGACACTGGTATAATGTTTATTGTTTGATCATTTTTCCCCTCCCTTGGGTCCAATGATTGCTATACTTAGTTTTGAGATAGCATATACTGATACCAGCAACTTTCATATTGTTAATGTGACCACAATACAAGAGTGGTATGATGGTGTGGATTTATTAACATTACTACACTAGTTTTTAAAGTATGGATTGAACTATAGCAAGCATTCCTATTTAGGGAATTTCACTGCATGCAAATACTTCTC
This Carya illinoinensis cultivar Pawnee chromosome 11, C.illinoinensisPawnee_v1, whole genome shotgun sequence DNA region includes the following protein-coding sequences:
- the LOC122280959 gene encoding uncharacterized protein LOC122280959 isoform X2, whose product is MAEEFSLDDPTQLLEAASDFVLYPGPQTEASAKEFLDRFPLPVLINALQTKGDVPGLENALVACLERIFKTKYGASLIPHYMPFVQVGLKADSQLVRSLACKTVSCFLEHSDEIIPSPARIIIDYNLYPLLLDCLLYGNEQVATASMDAIKKLAGLSGGMDIIFPSNNNEAMHLGNLGGRSSSLGRVRVLALIVKLFSVSDSVASVIYSSNLLSLFEVEINNKNDALVTLSVLELLYELADIQHGTEFLSKTALLHSLSSIISNASTESILRSRAMMISGRLLSKENIYMSVDESMIQGAALILSSSPPAARHVIDAAFDRQGHGKQLSALHALGNIVGESRPDNEIILNGDAEESLRRLIYETASKSSKLAPSGLLLSVLQQDSEIRLAGYRVITGMVSRPWFLMEVCSKQEIINIVTDANTVATKIDMEVRYKCCQSIHKAFMSSSKLINDPALAGIVAKLQETVRSGPYLSRKHHEAQPLVRTADRF
- the LOC122280959 gene encoding uncharacterized protein LOC122280959 isoform X1; translation: MAEEFSLDDPTQLLEAASDFVLYPGPQTEASAKEFLDRFPLPVLINALQTKGDVPGLENALVACLERIFKTKYGASLIPHYMPFVQVGLKADSQLVRSLACKTVSCFLEHSDEIIPSPARIIIDYNLYPLLLDCLLYGNEQVATASMDAIKKLAGLSGGMDIIFPSNNNEAMHLGNLGGRSSSLGRVRVLALIVKLFSVSDSVASVIYSSNLLSLFEVEINNKNDALVTLSVLELLYELADIQHGTEFLSKTALLHSLSSIISNASTESILRSRAMMISGRLLSKENIYMSVDESSVKTVISTIDKILEPSESRDTDETESALEALGHIGSLIQGAALILSSSPPAARHVIDAAFDRQGHGKQLSALHALGNIVGESRPDNEIILNGDAEESLRRLIYETASKSSKLAPSGLLLSVLQQDSEIRLAGYRVITGMVSRPWFLMEVCSKQEIINIVTDANTVATKIDMEVRYKCCQSIHKAFMSSSKLINDPALAGIVAKLQETVRSGPYLSRKHHEAQPLVRTADRF